In one window of Mesorhizobium sp. B2-1-1 DNA:
- the mobB gene encoding molybdopterin-guanine dinucleotide biosynthesis protein B codes for MNKRLFGITGWKNSGKTTLTEKLVAELVGRGWTVSTVKHAHHDFDIDKPGADSFRHRQAGAMEVAIVSANRWALMHELRGEDEPALEAILSRLAPSDIVLVEGYKREAHRKIETRRLEAKDRTPLSAGDPGIVAIAADFAIEDKSLPVFDLDDVKSIADFVERATGLVA; via the coding sequence ATGAACAAGCGCCTCTTCGGCATCACCGGCTGGAAGAACTCCGGCAAGACGACCCTGACTGAGAAACTGGTCGCGGAACTCGTTGGGCGCGGCTGGACGGTTTCGACCGTAAAGCACGCCCATCATGATTTCGACATCGACAAGCCGGGCGCGGACAGCTTTCGCCACCGGCAGGCAGGAGCCATGGAAGTCGCCATCGTCTCCGCCAATCGCTGGGCGCTGATGCACGAATTGCGCGGCGAGGATGAGCCGGCGCTGGAAGCGATCCTGTCGCGGCTTGCGCCGTCCGACATCGTGCTGGTCGAAGGCTACAAGCGCGAAGCCCACCGCAAGATCGAAACCCGGCGCCTGGAGGCGAAGGACCGGACGCCGCTTTCGGCGGGTGACCCCGGGATCGTTGCCATTGCGGCCGACTTCGCCATCGAGGACAAAAGCCTGCCGGTGTTCGATCTCGACGACGTGAAATCGATAGCCGACTTCGTCGAGCGCGCGACCGGCCTCGTTGCTTGA